A stretch of Phragmites australis chromosome 12, lpPhrAust1.1, whole genome shotgun sequence DNA encodes these proteins:
- the LOC133886036 gene encoding BTB/POZ domain and ankyrin repeat-containing protein NH5.2-like, protein MSSEDSLKSLSLDYLNLLINGQAFGDVAFSVEGRLVHAHRCVLAARSLFFRKLFCGLDPNHQPPPLNSSGARAAGAAPELVIPVSSIRYEVLVLVLQFLYSGQASVAAPKSGPLPGCGARGCWHTQCGAAVDLALDTLAAARSFGVEQLALLVQKQLESMVKEASVDDVMKVLMASRKFEMQELWATCSHLVARSGLSADLLAKHLPIDVVAKIEEIRAKSPVTAASTPRTPFLTHHYLPINAPSSAADRDHKIRRMRRALDAADIELIKLMVMGEGLDLDDALAVHYAVQNCNRDVVKALLELGAADVNSRAGPTGKTPLHLAAEMVSPDMVSVLLDHHADPNARMLDGVTPLDVLRSLTSEFLFRGAVPGLTHIEPNKLRLCLELVQSAVMVTTRDEGAPGAGGEAEGSDGGNFPRRDADDSLVSLTMNSTLMYQGQEMAAVIAGEARKGNGGRGSPSNLYFRNGFP, encoded by the exons ATGAGCTCGGAGGACTCGCTCAAGTCCCTCTCGCTCGACTACCTCAACCTGCTCATCAACGGCCAGGCCTTCGGCGACGTCGCCTTCAGCGTCGAGGGCCGCCTCGTCCACGCCCACCGCTGCGTCCTCGCCGCCCGCAGCCTCTTCTTCCGCAAGCTCTTCTGCGGCCTCGACCCCAACCACCAGCCGCCGCCCTTGAACAGCTCCGGCGCCCGTGCCGCGGGCGCCGCGCCGGAGCTGGTCATTCCCGTCAGCTCGATCCGGTACGAggtgctcgtgctcgtgctgcagTTCCTCTACAGTGGCCAGGCGTCGGTGGCGGCGCCCAAGAGCGGGCCCCTGCCGGGGTGCGGCGCCCGCGGGTGCTGGCACACCCAGTGCGGCGCGGCCGTGGACCTCGCCCTCGACACGCTCGCCGCCGCGCGCTCCTTCGGCGTCGAGCAGCTCGCACTGCTGGTCCAG AAGCAGCTGGAGAGCATGGTGAAGGAGGCGTCCGTCGACGACGTTATGAAGGTGCTCATGGCGTCGCGCAAGTTCGAGATGCAGGAGCTCTGGGCCACCTGCTCCCACCTCGTGGCGCGCTCGGGCCTCTCCGCCGATCTCCTCGCCAAGCACCTCCCGATCGATGTGGTCGCCAAGATCGAAGAGATCCGCGCCAAGTCCCCGGTTACCGCGGCGAGCACGCCGCGCACTCCGTTCCTGACCCACCACTATCTCCCCATCAACGCGCCGTCATCCGCCGCCGACCGCGACCACAAGATCCGGCGCATGCGGCGGGCCCTCGACGCGGCTGACATCGAGCTCATCAAACTGATGGTCATGGGCGAGGGCCTCGACCTCGATGACGCTCTCGCCGTCCACTACGCCGTCCAGAACTGCAACCGCGACGTCGTCAAGGCGCTCCTCGAGCTCGGCGCGGCCGACGTCAACTCCCGCGCTGGGCCGACGGGGAAAACACCCCTGCACCTGGCTGCGGAGATGGTCTCCCCCGACATGGTGTCCGTCCTCCTCGACCACCACGCCGACCCGAACGCCAGGATGCTCGATGGCGTCACCCCGCTTGACGTGCTCCGCAGCCTCACCTCCGAGTTCCTTTTCAGGGGCGCCGTGCCGGGTCTGACGCACATCGAGCCCAACAAGCTCAGACTGTGCCTTGAGCTCGTGCAGTCCGCGGTGATGGTGACCACGCGCGACGAGGGCGCGCCCGGCGCCGGTGGCGAGGCTGAGGGAAGCGACGGCGGGAATTTCCCAAGGAGAGACGCCGACGACAGCTTGGTGAGCCTGACAATGAACTCAACGCTCATGTACCAAGGGCAAGAGATGGCGGCGGTGATCGCCGGCGAGGCGAGGAAAGGGAACGGCGGCCGAGGGAGCCCGTCCAACTTGTACTTCCGCAATGGCTTCCCATGA